Proteins encoded by one window of Crassostrea angulata isolate pt1a10 chromosome 9, ASM2561291v2, whole genome shotgun sequence:
- the LOC128162174 gene encoding uncharacterized protein LOC128162174, with protein MDKTDITEEIMEKPQEIMQWFPPTNLKELDVCVRFASQEDFGNLRQLATDYSQYQELYSYTVLRYRKDYEAQRALRIRTIHAFFHRHKITVAGAENMGREELEMKYQLAKLFMYRRLVQERFMAMKREEGKSTCIITEITDDQDTPWYYRLIPCCAGTQKPKVKKQKRKKKSTGGSRLFGRIRKFFCRRSQKLNEN; from the exons ATGGACAAGACCGACATTACAGAG GAGATCATGGAAAAACCACAAGAAATTATGCAATGGTTCCCGCCTACCAACCTAAAg GAACTGGACGTTTGTGTACGTTTTGCTTCTCAGGAAGACTTCGGGAATCTCCGTCAACTAGCGACTGATTATTCTCAGTATCAG GAGCTTTATAGCTACACAGTTTTAAGATACCGAAAAGACTATGAGGCCCAGCGAGCACTGCGAATTAGGACGATTCATGCATTCTTCCACCGCCATAAAATTACA GTGGCTGGCGCGGAAAACATGGGCCGAGAGGAGCTTGAAATGAAATATCAGCTGGCAAAGCTATTCATGTATAGGAGACTTGTACAAGAAAGATTTATG gCCATGAAAAGGGAAGAAGGGAAGTCAACATGTatcattacagag ATTACAGATGACCAGGATACCCCGTGGTATTATCGGCTAATTCCGTGCTGCGCAGGTACCCAGAAACCAAAG gtaaagaaacaaaaaagaaagaaaaaaagcacTGGAGGATCCAGACTGTTTGGAAGAATTCGAAAATTCTTCTGCCGACGCTCtcagaaattaaatgaaaattga